TACGGGCAGGTCACGCTGCGGCTCGCACAGCTCAGAGAGATCGGCCATCCGGTCGAGAAGGTCGAACTCATTCTGATGGGCGGGACGATGACGGCGAGAAGCCACGACTACCAGGAGTATTTCGTCAAGCGCGCCCTGCAGGCGATGAACGACTTCGATCCGGAGAACCCCCCGGAACCGACCGAGGGCGAGAGCTTCGCTCAGGACCCCGAGGAGTACGAATTCTCGTATCTAGAGGACGTGATCGCCGCAAACGAAACCGGGAACGTCAGGAACATCGGGACGACCTTCGAGACCAAGCCCGACTGGTGTGACCCCGAGCAGATCGACCGGATGTTGGCCCTCGGCGGAACGAAGGTCGAGGTCGGCGTCCAGACGACCTACGAGCGAATCAACCGGGAGATGCACCGCGGGCACGGTGCGCAGGCGAGCATCGACGCCAACCGCCGGCTCCGGGACGCCGCGTTCAAGGTCGGCTTCCACATGATGCCCGGTCAGCCGGGCATGAGCCTCGATATGTGCCGCGAGGATTTTCAGCAGCTGTTCGAGGACCCGAACTGGCGGCCCGACTACCTCAAGATCTATCCGAACCTCGTCGTCCGGGGGACCCGGACCTACGACCAGTGGCGCCGCGGGGAGTTCGAACCGCTGACCAACGAGCAGGCCGCCGAACTCGTCGCCGAGATCAAGGCCATGCTCCCGAAGTACGTCCGTCTCCAACGGGTGCAGCGCGACATCCCCGCGGACTTCATCGACGCGGGCGTCTGGAAGTCGAACCTCCGCCAACTCGCCAGACAGCGCATGGAAGATCACGGCTGGACGTGTGACTGCATTCGGTGTCGGGAGGTTGGGATGAACGACGAGGAGCCCGAGTCGGTCGAACTCGACGTCATGACTTACGAGGCGGCGGGCGGAGTCGAGAAGTTCATCAGCTTCGAGGACCCCGAAAAGGACCTGCTTGTCGGATTCTGTCGGTTGCGGTTCCCGAGCGATCCGGTGCGCCGCGAACTCGACAACGCCGCGCTGATCCGCGAACTTCACGTCTACGGCAACGAGCTGGGTGTGGGGGTAGCGAGCGACGCCGACTGGCAGCACAAGGGCTACGGCCGCCGGCTGATGGAGCACGCGGAGGGGCTCGCATACGAGGCCGGCTTCGAGAAGGTGAGCGTCATCTCGGGGATCGGCGCGCGCGAGTACTACAAGCGAAAGCTCGGCTACCATCAGGACGGCCCGTACGTCTCGAAGCGGCTCTGAGGTCGGTAAGACGGTTATGCTCGATTCGGTATATCTGTCCGGATATGTCGTATTTTCGACGAAACGGTTAATATTACCTCGCGCTTGTATACTTCCACTGAACACTCACTCCGTGAGCGGTCAGCAAGAGGAAACCGATGAAGATCACGATAGCAGCTGGTGGTGTACGGAAACCGAGTGAACGGCGATGATATCGGAATCGATCAGATATCTCAGCGAGAGCGACGACGCGGTCACGACGGTACTGTTGGGCGGGATCATGACGCTCTTTGCGTTCCTGATCGTCCCGCTGTTCGCCGTCGCGGGCTACATGGTCCGCGTGCTGGACCGGACCGCGAAGGGCG
The DNA window shown above is from Halalkalicoccus subterraneus and carries:
- a CDS encoding tRNA uridine(34) 5-carboxymethylaminomethyl modification radical SAM/GNAT enzyme Elp3, whose amino-acid sequence is YGQVTLRLAQLREIGHPVEKVELILMGGTMTARSHDYQEYFVKRALQAMNDFDPENPPEPTEGESFAQDPEEYEFSYLEDVIAANETGNVRNIGTTFETKPDWCDPEQIDRMLALGGTKVEVGVQTTYERINREMHRGHGAQASIDANRRLRDAAFKVGFHMMPGQPGMSLDMCREDFQQLFEDPNWRPDYLKIYPNLVVRGTRTYDQWRRGEFEPLTNEQAAELVAEIKAMLPKYVRLQRVQRDIPADFIDAGVWKSNLRQLARQRMEDHGWTCDCIRCREVGMNDEEPESVELDVMTYEAAGGVEKFISFEDPEKDLLVGFCRLRFPSDPVRRELDNAALIRELHVYGNELGVGVASDADWQHKGYGRRLMEHAEGLAYEAGFEKVSVISGIGAREYYKRKLGYHQDGPYVSKRL